Proteins from one Deltaproteobacteria bacterium genomic window:
- the groES gene encoding co-chaperone GroES: MKLRPLHDRVIIKRIEEEEKSVGGIIIPDTAKEKPQQGRVVAVGKGKRLDNGKVSEMTVKEGDRVLFGKYAGTDIKIDGEEHLIMREDDILAIVQ; the protein is encoded by the coding sequence ATGAAGTTAAGGCCATTGCACGATCGAGTAATCATCAAGCGAATCGAGGAAGAGGAGAAGAGTGTGGGAGGGATCATCATTCCGGACACTGCCAAGGAGAAGCCGCAGCAGGGTCGGGTGGTGGCAGTAGGTAAGGGAAAGCGTCTGGACAATGGTAAGGTGAGTGAGATGACAGTCAAGGAGGGTGATCGGGTGCTGTTTGGCAAGTACGCGGGCACCGATATCAAAATAGATGGTGAAGAGCATCTGATCATGCGAGAAGATGACATATTGGCGATTGTCCAGTAA